A region from the Salifodinibacter halophilus genome encodes:
- the hda gene encoding DnaA regulatory inactivator Hda, which produces MTIRQLPLDIELPQSATLAGFVGPTNFSVRAAVAELVDVRGQRLFLHGPEASGKSHLLQAACRAVSANGGRAVYLPLTQFGRDAADVVSGLGEMDLVCVDDIATVGGQRDTEIAFVGLADMLQARGGRLLTADREPPASLNLALADLASRLAAGGIQATASLNDTDKQALLIARAAQRGITLSSATADWLLNHGPRDISSLIGALDRLGEASLSAKRRITIPFAKRVLAEMP; this is translated from the coding sequence ATGACCATTCGGCAATTACCCCTCGATATCGAGCTGCCGCAGTCGGCCACGCTGGCCGGCTTTGTCGGACCGACGAATTTCAGTGTTCGAGCCGCGGTTGCCGAACTTGTCGATGTGCGCGGGCAACGACTGTTTCTGCATGGTCCTGAGGCTTCCGGCAAGAGCCATTTGTTGCAAGCGGCTTGCCGTGCGGTTAGTGCCAATGGTGGCCGCGCTGTCTACTTGCCGCTGACGCAGTTTGGTCGCGATGCCGCCGATGTGGTCTCGGGGCTGGGGGAGATGGATCTCGTCTGCGTTGATGATATTGCGACGGTGGGCGGCCAGCGCGATACCGAAATTGCGTTTGTCGGTTTGGCCGATATGCTTCAGGCCCGCGGTGGCCGCTTGCTCACCGCCGACCGTGAGCCACCCGCATCATTGAACCTGGCACTGGCCGATCTCGCGAGTCGACTGGCTGCGGGTGGCATACAGGCGACTGCTAGCCTCAATGATACGGATAAACAAGCGTTGCTCATCGCCCGCGCGGCGCAGCGCGGTATCACACTTTCGTCGGCTACCGCGGATTGGTTGCTCAATCATGGGCCGCGCGATATTTCCAGCTTGATTGGAGCACTCGACCGGCTCGGCGAAGCATCGCTTAGCGCTAAGCGACGGATTACGATCCCGTTTGCCAAGCGGGTTCTGGCAGAGATGCCTTAA
- a CDS encoding proline--tRNA ligase, which translates to MRLQKLALTTTRETPAEAEIVSHQLMLRAGMIRRLSAGLYTWTPIGMRVLRRVEAVVRSEMDAAGALEILMPAVQPADLWHESGRWDEMGGLMLRIRDRAERDYCFGPTHEEVVVDFVKRDLESYRQLPVNYYQIQTKFRDEIRPRFGLMRAREFVMKDAYSFHIDDASLDHEYHNMAATYRRILDQLALDYRVVAADSGAIGGSKSEEFHILADSGEDELAVASAGGYAANVETADVAPPTTPRPAPVAALQQVNTPNVATIADLCRALNVPAENTVKAIVVDGTDGDPVLLTLRGDHNLNELKAERHPAVATPLAFASRDTIQTAFGAAAGSLGPVGFEGTVIADQSVAASADLVVGANIDGAHLTGFNWARDADEPLVADLRNVVAGDTAPDATGEINIMRGIEVGHVFQLGDKYSRALNLSVPDADGNNVHPPMGCYGIGVSRLVAAAIEQCHDNAGICWPAAMAPFELVICPIGADRDPAVAEAAENLYQTCLTDGIDVALDDRGLRPGPMFADTELIGVPHRVVVSARGLAAGTLEYKNRQGTEADDITFDIDAVRARIRG; encoded by the coding sequence ATGCGCCTACAAAAACTAGCCCTGACCACCACGCGCGAAACCCCGGCCGAAGCCGAAATCGTCTCGCACCAGTTGATGCTGCGCGCGGGCATGATTCGACGCCTAAGTGCTGGCCTCTACACCTGGACCCCAATTGGCATGCGTGTCCTACGCCGTGTCGAAGCCGTCGTGCGCAGCGAAATGGACGCAGCGGGCGCGCTCGAAATCCTCATGCCTGCCGTCCAGCCAGCCGATCTCTGGCACGAATCCGGCCGCTGGGACGAGATGGGCGGATTGATGCTGCGCATCCGCGACCGAGCCGAACGCGACTATTGTTTCGGCCCAACCCACGAGGAAGTCGTCGTCGACTTCGTCAAACGCGATCTGGAAAGCTACCGCCAGTTGCCGGTCAACTATTACCAGATACAGACCAAGTTCCGGGACGAAATTCGCCCACGCTTCGGTCTGATGCGGGCGCGCGAATTCGTCATGAAAGACGCCTATTCATTCCATATCGACGACGCGAGTCTGGACCATGAATACCACAACATGGCGGCGACCTATCGGCGGATCCTCGACCAGCTCGCGCTAGATTACCGCGTCGTCGCCGCCGACTCGGGCGCGATCGGCGGCTCGAAATCGGAAGAATTCCATATTCTGGCCGACTCCGGCGAGGATGAACTCGCAGTCGCCAGCGCCGGCGGATACGCTGCCAACGTCGAAACCGCGGACGTGGCACCACCCACCACGCCGCGGCCAGCGCCAGTCGCGGCGTTGCAACAGGTCAACACACCGAACGTAGCGACGATCGCCGATCTATGCCGTGCGCTGAACGTACCCGCCGAGAACACGGTCAAGGCGATCGTCGTTGATGGCACCGATGGCGACCCCGTGCTTCTGACACTACGCGGCGACCACAACCTCAACGAGCTCAAGGCCGAGCGCCATCCCGCCGTGGCCACCCCGTTGGCGTTCGCTTCACGCGATACGATCCAGACGGCATTCGGCGCCGCTGCGGGGTCACTCGGCCCGGTCGGCTTCGAAGGGACCGTCATTGCCGACCAGAGCGTGGCCGCAAGCGCGGATCTGGTGGTCGGCGCTAACATTGACGGCGCTCACTTGACCGGCTTCAACTGGGCCCGCGACGCCGACGAGCCACTCGTCGCGGACCTGCGCAACGTCGTGGCGGGCGACACAGCTCCGGACGCCACGGGCGAAATCAATATTATGCGCGGGATCGAAGTCGGCCACGTATTTCAGCTCGGTGATAAATATTCGCGCGCGCTGAACCTCAGCGTACCCGACGCCGACGGCAATAACGTCCATCCACCAATGGGATGTTACGGCATCGGGGTCTCACGGCTTGTCGCCGCGGCTATCGAACAGTGCCACGATAACGCCGGCATTTGCTGGCCGGCGGCGATGGCGCCATTCGAGCTGGTCATTTGTCCGATCGGCGCCGACCGCGATCCAGCGGTTGCCGAAGCAGCCGAAAATCTATACCAAACCTGTCTCACCGACGGCATCGACGTAGCGTTGGATGATCGCGGCCTGCGACCCGGCCCCATGTTTGCCGACACCGAGCTGATCGGCGTACCACACCGTGTGGTCGTCTCGGCACGCGGATTAGCTGCCGGCACCCTCGAATACAAGAACCGACAAGGAACCGAGGCCGACGATATCACCTTCGACATCGACGCCGTGCGGGCACGCATTCGTGGCTGA
- a CDS encoding M67 family metallopeptidase, whose translation METLKLSPSTTHELLNAANAQPLVEICGVIAREGNHQDTIYPIANVHPDPARAFTLDARDQIAAFKSMRHAGSRLLAVYHSHPDQPAEPSAADRAGVGYPDAFTLIISPTQSPADVMRAWRLGEHGFVEVKLRVSN comes from the coding sequence ATGGAAACACTCAAGCTGTCACCATCGACCACGCACGAGCTCCTTAACGCCGCCAATGCGCAACCGTTGGTTGAAATCTGCGGCGTGATCGCGCGTGAGGGCAACCACCAGGATACGATTTATCCAATCGCCAACGTCCATCCCGATCCGGCGCGCGCATTCACGCTCGACGCACGCGACCAGATCGCGGCTTTCAAGTCGATGCGTCACGCCGGCTCTCGGCTTCTCGCGGTTTATCACAGCCACCCTGATCAACCAGCCGAGCCAAGCGCGGCCGATCGCGCGGGCGTCGGCTATCCGGATGCCTTCACACTGATCATCTCGCCCACCCAGTCGCCCGCCGACGTGATGCGCGCATGGCGGCTCGGCGAACACGGCTTTGTGGAAGTCAAACTGCGCGTATCGAATTGA